GATGCTCTCGAGCGCGATCGACTACTACGAGTCGGACCCCATGTACATGGTGGTCCCGGGTGTGGCGATCTTCATCACCGTGCTGGCCTTCAACCTCTTCGGCGACGGCGTGCGGGACGCGCTGGACCCGAAGGCCTCCCGCTGAACCGCCACGCCGGGGATCAGCAGAACCGCCGAGCCGCAGAACCGCCGAAAACACGGCACCCCAACCGTCCCGTGGCCTTCACACGGGGTCTCTCTCATCTATCCGGAGGATCCGAGATCGTGACTACCCAACGCACCTCAGGGCGGCGGAAGCAGGCATTTGCCGCTGCTGCCGCGGTCGCCGCGCTGCTGACCACGGCGGCGTGCGGCGGCGGTGGAGATGACGGCGACAACGGCGGTTCGAAGACCGGCGCCGCCGGCTTCGACGCCGCGAACAACAAGGTCGCCCAGGCCTCCGCCGCCAAGAAGGGCGGCACGCTGAAGTTCGGTGGTGCCCAGGACGCCGACTCGTGGGACACCACGCGCGGCTACTACGGCATGATGTGGAACTTCGCCCGCTACTACAGCCGCCAGCTCGTCACGAACAAGACCGAGCCGGGCGCGGCGGGCGCCGAGATCACTCCGGACCTCGCCACCTCGACCGCGAAGGTCACGGACGACGGCAAGACCTACACGTACACGCTGCGGGACGGCAGCACGTGGGAGGACGGCAAGCCGATCACGTCCAAGGACGTGAAGTACGGCATCGAGCGCGTGTGGGCGCAGGACGTGCTCTCCGGCGGTCCCGTCTACCTGAAGGACGTCCTCGACCCCACGGGCGCCTACAAGGGCCCGTACAAGGACACCACCGCGGACAAGCTGGGTCTGAAGGCGATCGACACGCCCGACGACAAGACCATCGTCTTCCACCTGCCGAAGGCCAACTCGGACTTCGAGGAGATGCTGGCCCTGGTCTCGGCCTCCCCGGTCCGCCAGGACAAGGACACCAAGTCCAAGTACGGTCTGCACCCGTTCTCCTCGGGCCCGTACAAGTTCGAGTCCTACAGCCCGGGCAAGGACCTCACCCTGGTCCGCAACACCGAGTGGAAGCAGGCCTCGGACCCGATCCGCAAGGCCTACCCGGACAAGATCACCATCGAGTTCTTCTCGGACGCCAACCAGCTCGACCAGCGTCTGCTCAGCGGTGACCTGGACCTCGACCTGAACCAGACCGGCATGTCGCCGCAGGGCCGCACCACCGCCCTGAAGGAGCACAAGGCCAACCTGGACAACCCGGTCTCCGGCTACATCCGCTACGCGGTCTTCCCGCAGAGCGTCAAGCCGTTCGACAACATCGAGTGCCGCAAGGCCGTGATCTACGGCGCCGACCACGTGTCGCTGCAGACCGCGCGCGGCGGCCCGGTCGCCGGCGGCGACATCGGCACCAACATGCTGCCGCCGTCGGTCGCGGGCTCCGAGGGCCAGAAGTACGACCCGTACGAGATCGCCGGCGCCAACAAGAGCGGCAACGCGGCCAAGGCCAAGGAGGCCCTGAAGGCCTGCGGCAAGCCGAACGGCTTCTCGACCACCATCGCGGTCCGCAACAACAAGCCGGTCGAGGTGGCCACCGCCCAGTCCCTGCAGGCGTCGCTGAAGAAGATCGGCATCACCGCCGAGATCGAGCAGTACGACGGCTCGCAGACCACCGGCATCATCGGCAGCCCCGCGAACGTGAAGAAGAAGGGCTTCGGCATCATCATCATGGGCTGGGGTCCGGACTTCCCGTCCGTCCAGGGCTTCGGTCTGCCGCTGTGGGACAGCAAGTACATCCTGGACAGCGGTAACTCCAACTACGCGCTGATCAAGGACAAGACGATCGACGGCCTGTTCGACTCGTACGTCACCACGCTGGACGACGCCGGCAAGACCAAGATCGCCACGGACATCAACCACAAGGTGATGGAGGGCGCGTACTACCTGCCCTTCGTCTTCGAGAAGTTCATCAACTGGCGCTCGGACAACCTGGCGAACGTCTACACGACCGACGGCTACAGCGGTCAGTACGACTTCGTCAACCTCGGTCTGAAGAACCCGAAGAAGTAAACCCGGCACACCCGCCGAACGGCACGAAAGGCAGGTGAAGGCCGGCGCGGCGGACTCGCGGGCCACCTGGGGGCCCCTCCCACGCCCATAAGGCAGTGGGGGAGACCTCCGGTGGCCCGCGGTCCGCGGCGGGCCGAGAGCTGTGCTCGCTTACCTCATCAGGCGGTTGTTCGCCGCCGCAGTGATGCTCGTGGTCATCATCATGGTGGTCTTCGGCATCTTCTTCCTCGTCCCCAAGTGGGCGGGCGTGGACATTGCCACGAGCTTCGTGGGCAAGCAGGCCGACCCTGCCGCCGTCGAGGGCGTACGGCAGAAGCTGGGTCTGGGCGACCCGATCTACGCCCAGGTCTGGGAGTTCTTCAAGGGCATCTTCGCCGGCCGCACCTACTCGGGCGGCGGCGACACGATCCACTGTGCCGCCCCCTGCTTCGGCTACTCCTTCCGCAGTGAGCAGGCCGTCTGGCCGGTGCTGACCGACCGCTTCCCGGTGACCCTGGGTCTCGCGCTCGGCGCCGCCGTGCTGTGGCTGGTCTTCGGCATCGCGGCCGGTGTGCTCTCCGCGCTCAAGCGCGGCACCCTGTGGGACCGCGGCGCGATGGTGGTCGCCCTGGCGGGCGTCTCCCTGCCCATCTACTTCACCGGCATGCTGAGCCTGGCGATCTTCGCCTTCGGGCTGAAGTGGATCGACGCCCAGTACGTGCCCCTGGACGAGAGCTTCACCGGCTGGTTCGGCGGCATGATCCTGCCCTGGATCACACTCGCCTTCCTGTACGCGGCGATGTACGCCCGGATCACCCGCGCCACCATGCTGGAGATCCTCGGCGAGGACTACATCCGCACCGCCCGGGCCAAGGGCCTCAAGGAGCAGACCGTCATCGGCAAGCACGCCATGCGCTCGACGATGACGCCCATCCTGACCATGCTCGGCATGGACCTCGGCGCCCTCATCGGCGGCGCGATCCTGACCGAGTCCACGTTCAACCTGCCCGGTCTCGGCCGGGCCGTGCTGGACGCCATCCGCAACCAGGACCTGCCCATCATCGTGGGCGTCACCCTGATCACATCCCTCGCGGTACTCGTCGCCAACCTCGTGGTGGACATCCTGTACGCCGTGATCGACCCCCGAGTGAGGCTCACATGACCGAACTCAGCAAGAGCGGAGCGGCCGTGGGGGAGCCCACCCCCGCTTCGCCCGCGCCGACCGCCTTCCTCGAAGTGCGCGACCTCAAGGTGCACTTCCCGACCGACGACGGCCTGGTCAAGTCCGTCGACGGGCTCAGCTTCCAGCTGGAGAAGGGCAAGACCCTCGGCATCGTGGGCGAATCCGGCTCCGGCAAGTCGGTGACCTCGCTCGGCATCATGGGTCTGCACACCGCCGGCCAGTACGGCAAGCGCAAGGCGCAGATCTCCGGCGAGATCTGGCTGAACGGCACCGAGCTGCTGTCCGCCGACCCGGACTACGTCCGCAAGCTGCGCGGCCGCGAGATGGCGATGATCTTCCAGGATCCGCTGTCGGCGCTGCACCCGTACTACACGATCGGCCAGCAGATCGTGGAGGCGTACCGCATCCACCACAGCGTGGACAAGAAGACGGCGAAGCGCCGCGCGGTCGAGATGCTCGACCGGGTGGGCATCCCGCAGCCGGACAAGCGCGTCGACAGCTACCCGCACGAGTTCTCCGGCGGTATGCGTCAGCGCGCGATGATCGCGATGTCGCTGGTCAACAACCCCGAGCTGCTGATCGCGGACGAGCCGACGACCGCCCTGGACGTGACCGTCCAGGCGCAGATCCTCGACCTCATCCGGGACCTGCAGAAGGAGTTCGGCTCCGCGGTCATCGTCATCACCCACGACCTGGGCGTCGTCGCCGAACTGGCCGACGACATCCTGGTGATGTACGGCGGGCGCTGCGTCGAGCGGGGCCCGGCCGACAAGGTGTTCTACGAGCCCCGGCACCCCTACACCTGGGGTCTGCTCGGCTCGATGCCGCGGCTGGACCGCGAGCAGCAGGAGCGCCTGATCCCGGTCAAGGGCTCCCCGCCCTCGCTGATCAACATCCCGTCCGGCTGCGCCTTCAACCCGCGCTGCCCGTACGCGGACCTCCCGAAGGACAACGTCACCCGCACCGTCCGCCCCGAGCTGGCCGAGGTCGGCAGCCGGCACTGGGCCGCCTGCCACCTGGGCAAGGAGCAGCGGGAGCGTATCTGGACCGAAGAGATTGCGCCGAAGCTGTGAGTGACGACGAGAAAGCGGTGACGATTCCCGCGCAGGCCGACGCGCCCGAGGCGGACCGGAAGGCGGGCGCGACCCTCACCAAGGACGCCGCCCCCGGCGAGGTCCTGCTGAAGGTCACCGGACTGCAGAAGCACTTCCCGATCAAGAAGGGCCTGCTCCAGCGGCAGGTCGGGGCGGTGCACGCGGTCGACGGTCTCGACTTCGAGGTCCGCTCCGGCGAGACGCTCGGCGTCGTGGGCGAGTCCGGCTGCGGCAAGTCGACGATGGGCCGGCTGATCACCCGGCTGCTGGAACCGACCGCGGGCAAGGTCGAGTTCCAGGGCAAGGACATCACGCACCTCGGGGTGAGCGGCATGCGTCCGCTGCGCCGCGATGTGCAGATGATCTTCCAGGACCCGTACTCGTCGCTGAACCCGCGCCACACCATCGGCACGATCATCAGCGCTCCCTTCAAGCTTCAGGGCGTGACGCCCGAGGGCGGCATCAAGAAGGAAGTGCAGCGGCTGCTGTCGGTCGTGGGCCTCAACCCCGAGCACTACAACCGCTACCCGCACGAGTTCTCCGGCGGTCAGCGCCAGCGCATCGGCATCGCCCGCGCGCTCGCGCTGAACCCCAAGCTGGTCGTGGCGGACGAGCCGGTCTCGGCGCTGGACGTGTCGATCCAGGCCCAGGTCGTGAACCTGCTGGACGACCTCCAGCAGGAGCTGGGCCTGACGTACGTGATCATCGCGCACGACCTCTCGGTCGTCCGGCACGTCTCGGACCGGATCGCGGTGATGTACCTCGGCAAGATCGTCGAGCTGGCCGACCGCGAGTCGCTGTACCGGGCGCCGATGCACCCGTACACCAAGGCGCTGATGTCGGCGGTGCCGATCCCGGACCCGCGGCGCAAGGACGCCAAGAGCGAGCGGATCCTGCTCAAGGGCGACGTGCCCTCGCCGATCTCCCCGCCGAGCGGCTGCCGGTTCCACACCCGGTGCTGGAAGGCGACGCAGATCTGCACGACGACCGAGCCCAAGCTCGTGGAGCTGAAGCCCGGCCAGCAGGTCGCCTGCCACCACCCGGAGAACTTCGCGGACCAGGCCCCGCAGGACACCGTCCTGCTGACCGTCGCGAGGGAGGCGGCGGAACTGGTGGCCGACGAGGTCCTCGCGGAGTCGGCGGAGACGTCGGCGGCGGTGGCGGCGGAGGTCGCGGAGGCCACCGCGGAGCCTGCCGAGGCGGCGGCGCCCGAGGCGTCGTCTGCTGAGCGTGAGCCGGCGTCTGCCGGGGCTGCTCCCGAGGCGGCTCCTGAGGCAGCGCCTGCCGAGGCCGAGGCCGAGGCCCCCGAGTCCGGGGACTCCGGCTCCGGTGACGTCGAGGCACAGGAGTCAACCGACAAGTAGCGCATGACGAGTTGGCAAAGTCATGCACATGCCCAAACGGGAGAGCGCAGAGTCATCCGTGTCCGACTTATCGGCACACGCTCGAAGGGACGACTCATGACGCTCTCCCGTTCGGCACGTTTAGGGGCCCTCGCGACCGCGGCGGCCTCTTTCCTCGTCATAGCGGCCTCCGCCGCCCCCGCCCCGGGCGCCGACGGCATCGGCGACCCCTACTTCCCCCAGCTGGGCAACGGCGGCTTCGACGCCCGGCACTACGACCTCTCGCTCGCCTACGACCCGGACACCGACCGCCTCGACGGCCGTACGACGATCACCGCCCACGCCACCCAGACCCTCTCCTCCTTCGATCTGGACCTGCAGAAGCTGGAGGTCACCCGGGTCGAAGTGAACGGCAGACGCGCGCAGTTCACGCGCGACGGCGACGAGATCCGGATCACCCCGCGCGACGCCCTGCGCAAGGGCCGTACCTTCACGGTCGCCGTCACCTACGGCGGCGTCCCCGAACCCCTCGGCGGACCCATCGTCTTCGGCTCGGACTACGGCTGGATGAAGACCGCCGACGGCGTCTTCGTCGCCTGTGAGCCCAATGCGGCCTCCACCTGGTTCCCGTCCAGCGACCACCCCGCCGACAAGGCCGCCTACGACATCCGGATCAAGGCCCCCCAGGGCCTGACCGCCGTCTCCAACGGCCGGCTGGTCTCGACGTACGACAAGGGCGGCTCGACGTACACGCACTGGCGCGAGACGAAGCCGATGGCGACGTATCTCGCGACCGCGACGATCGGGAAGTTCGACGTGAAGACCGGGACGACGCCCGGGGGCACCCCGATCTACGTCGCCGTCGACCCGGTGCTCGCGAACAGCAACAACGTCGACGTGTACGCCGTCACCGCCGCGGCCACCGACTACTGGTCGCAGGTCTTCGGCCCGTACCCCTTCGAGGAGACCGGCGCGATCGTCGACGACATGCCGCAGGCGGGGTTCTCCCTGGAGGTGCAGTCCAAGCCGGTCTACTCGGCCGTGCGCAGCGAGACGACGATCGTGCACGAGCTGGCCCACCAGTGGTTCGGCGACTCCGTCTCGGTGGCGCAGTGGAAGGACATCT
This window of the Streptomyces sp. NBC_01275 genome carries:
- a CDS encoding ABC transporter ATP-binding protein; translated protein: MTELSKSGAAVGEPTPASPAPTAFLEVRDLKVHFPTDDGLVKSVDGLSFQLEKGKTLGIVGESGSGKSVTSLGIMGLHTAGQYGKRKAQISGEIWLNGTELLSADPDYVRKLRGREMAMIFQDPLSALHPYYTIGQQIVEAYRIHHSVDKKTAKRRAVEMLDRVGIPQPDKRVDSYPHEFSGGMRQRAMIAMSLVNNPELLIADEPTTALDVTVQAQILDLIRDLQKEFGSAVIVITHDLGVVAELADDILVMYGGRCVERGPADKVFYEPRHPYTWGLLGSMPRLDREQQERLIPVKGSPPSLINIPSGCAFNPRCPYADLPKDNVTRTVRPELAEVGSRHWAACHLGKEQRERIWTEEIAPKL
- a CDS encoding ABC transporter permease; this encodes MLAYLIRRLFAAAVMLVVIIMVVFGIFFLVPKWAGVDIATSFVGKQADPAAVEGVRQKLGLGDPIYAQVWEFFKGIFAGRTYSGGGDTIHCAAPCFGYSFRSEQAVWPVLTDRFPVTLGLALGAAVLWLVFGIAAGVLSALKRGTLWDRGAMVVALAGVSLPIYFTGMLSLAIFAFGLKWIDAQYVPLDESFTGWFGGMILPWITLAFLYAAMYARITRATMLEILGEDYIRTARAKGLKEQTVIGKHAMRSTMTPILTMLGMDLGALIGGAILTESTFNLPGLGRAVLDAIRNQDLPIIVGVTLITSLAVLVANLVVDILYAVIDPRVRLT
- a CDS encoding ABC transporter substrate-binding protein produces the protein MTTQRTSGRRKQAFAAAAAVAALLTTAACGGGGDDGDNGGSKTGAAGFDAANNKVAQASAAKKGGTLKFGGAQDADSWDTTRGYYGMMWNFARYYSRQLVTNKTEPGAAGAEITPDLATSTAKVTDDGKTYTYTLRDGSTWEDGKPITSKDVKYGIERVWAQDVLSGGPVYLKDVLDPTGAYKGPYKDTTADKLGLKAIDTPDDKTIVFHLPKANSDFEEMLALVSASPVRQDKDTKSKYGLHPFSSGPYKFESYSPGKDLTLVRNTEWKQASDPIRKAYPDKITIEFFSDANQLDQRLLSGDLDLDLNQTGMSPQGRTTALKEHKANLDNPVSGYIRYAVFPQSVKPFDNIECRKAVIYGADHVSLQTARGGPVAGGDIGTNMLPPSVAGSEGQKYDPYEIAGANKSGNAAKAKEALKACGKPNGFSTTIAVRNNKPVEVATAQSLQASLKKIGITAEIEQYDGSQTTGIIGSPANVKKKGFGIIIMGWGPDFPSVQGFGLPLWDSKYILDSGNSNYALIKDKTIDGLFDSYVTTLDDAGKTKIATDINHKVMEGAYYLPFVFEKFINWRSDNLANVYTTDGYSGQYDFVNLGLKNPKK
- a CDS encoding ABC transporter ATP-binding protein, with translation MTIPAQADAPEADRKAGATLTKDAAPGEVLLKVTGLQKHFPIKKGLLQRQVGAVHAVDGLDFEVRSGETLGVVGESGCGKSTMGRLITRLLEPTAGKVEFQGKDITHLGVSGMRPLRRDVQMIFQDPYSSLNPRHTIGTIISAPFKLQGVTPEGGIKKEVQRLLSVVGLNPEHYNRYPHEFSGGQRQRIGIARALALNPKLVVADEPVSALDVSIQAQVVNLLDDLQQELGLTYVIIAHDLSVVRHVSDRIAVMYLGKIVELADRESLYRAPMHPYTKALMSAVPIPDPRRKDAKSERILLKGDVPSPISPPSGCRFHTRCWKATQICTTTEPKLVELKPGQQVACHHPENFADQAPQDTVLLTVAREAAELVADEVLAESAETSAAVAAEVAEATAEPAEAAAPEASSAEREPASAGAAPEAAPEAAPAEAEAEAPESGDSGSGDVEAQESTDK
- a CDS encoding M1 family metallopeptidase, with the translated sequence MTLSRSARLGALATAAASFLVIAASAAPAPGADGIGDPYFPQLGNGGFDARHYDLSLAYDPDTDRLDGRTTITAHATQTLSSFDLDLQKLEVTRVEVNGRRAQFTRDGDEIRITPRDALRKGRTFTVAVTYGGVPEPLGGPIVFGSDYGWMKTADGVFVACEPNAASTWFPSSDHPADKAAYDIRIKAPQGLTAVSNGRLVSTYDKGGSTYTHWRETKPMATYLATATIGKFDVKTGTTPGGTPIYVAVDPVLANSNNVDVYAVTAAATDYWSQVFGPYPFEETGAIVDDMPQAGFSLEVQSKPVYSAVRSETTIVHELAHQWFGDSVSVAQWKDIWLNEGFATYAQWLWAEHQGTRSAHDSFLAGYNARPADSAFWQTVVGDPQRDTMFASAVYQRGAMTLQTLRERIGDTAFFKLLPAWTKLHRYGNADTADFIRLAEKTSGQQLDDLFQTWLFTTGKPTL